The following are from one region of the Hemitrygon akajei chromosome 6, sHemAka1.3, whole genome shotgun sequence genome:
- the ndufs3 gene encoding NADH dehydrogenase [ubiquinone] iron-sulfur protein 3, mitochondrial, with amino-acid sequence MAARLVNLACAGLRRNVRNLAFGWSTSVSQARFEGSTPETRPTVRPGNELQHNQLSQFGEYVAEILPKYIQQVQVSCYNELELLIHPDGIIPVLTFLRDHTNAQFKSLADETAVDVPTRPFRFEIVYNLLSLQFNSRIRVKTYTDELTPLDSLVPVFQAANWYEREIWDMYGVFFANHPDLRRILTDYGFEGHPFRKDFPLSGYVEVRYDDEVKRVVAEPIELAQEFRKFDLNSPWEVFPAHRKPAEVPKLDAGETKPETK; translated from the exons ATGGCGGCCAGGCTTGTGAATTTGGCCTGCGCTGGACTGCGAAGAAACGTCCGAAACTTAG CCTTTGGCTGGAGCACTTCAGTATCACAAGCCAGGTTCGAGGGATCCACTCCTGAGACTCGTC CTACTGTCCGGCCAGGGAATGAACTACAGCACAACCAGCTATCCCAATTCGGTGAATATGTTGCTGAAATTCTTCCCAAATATATCCAACAAGTGCAG GTGAGCTGTTACAATGAATTGGAGCTTCTTATCCATCCAGATGGCATAATACCTGTGCTGACATTCCTGCGAGATCATACCAATGCTCAATTTAAGTCACTTGCTGATGAAACGGCCGTGGATGTCCCTACCCGTCCATTTAGATTTGAG ATTGTATacaacctgctttctctccagttTAACTCTCGTATTCGTGTGAAGACTTACACTGATGAATTGACGCCTCTGGATTCCTTAGTACCTGTGTTTCAAGCTGCAAACTGGTACGAGAGAGAG ATTTGGGATATGTATGGTGTATTCTTTGCTAACCACCCAGACCTAAGAAGAATACTCACAGACTATGGATTCGAAGGCCATCCTTTCCGCAAAGACTTTCCGCTGTCTGGCTATGTGGAG GTACGTTATGATGATGAGGTGAAACGCGTGGTTGCTGAGCCTATTGAACTTGCCCAGGAATTCCGAAAATTTGACCTCAATAGCCCATGGGAAGTTTTTCCAGCACACCGTAAACCAGCTGAGGTACCAAAACTTGATGCAGGAGAAACAAAACCCGAGACTAAGTGA